The following proteins are encoded in a genomic region of Ostrea edulis chromosome 7, xbOstEdul1.1, whole genome shotgun sequence:
- the LOC125656148 gene encoding uncharacterized protein LOC125656148, with translation MTEQEISEINVENFDEKITFGVDLVDASLRQLNFIGLVENDSKFFDKKFLQCALQRYEKYWLPLVADNEDKILPAPWDIEWVWHCHMLSPVNYEEVCREMFGHTINHKLFTNVERDKEIGISKNLWSGKYPDVSFELQEVPEVIPEFESKITYDIVAAAQRQHVFNYQVSLPHFKDKKYLQEAVRRYKKMLFLKLKNPGVFLVPCYDMDLVWHSHQLHPGSYKPDTEKLLGRIFNHDDSVTERTPGSKLNKADEKTREVWKETFNEHFSKAGAMYRGDPPNASLDPPTETEVRQFSTKTANVNIDHVEIEGLPAELRKFKIKIHLMANDREGPQIGTLKGPGRTWDKKKKINFTFDTKLHNTIKFTLLQIHKPFCVSTFEQMGQCIFQMLSQVENSSYENETEISETLILDEEQNIRIHVKASVKLISKTGPCLLFLKNGNYDNRICIMPEHVTQMWGPIPLPRLPTGKDNQCIVATHKFVNHNGDMTFTCRVIHSLPLLMSAIQVFYHDKMAAVAHVISTDQLPLSSEVEEPRNCPTIVPLSGQRSVLIKNKEGDWGIITGQWTGFRRGKAGRPGNKQRKGRKGVPGSPGTLSIRFFKCIRNNWSELALPYLENVFKFHLHETDVDLEHGVIQIVSEKIEIAENLAMAFGVALLHVLCQPRPFNPEGEGASAISGTPIRGAKEIKQLPSEDLGLVVAAGYTEKTPNNQYIYRKHGADGASGSKTDQNGVGYMYAIDPVDVMEMTTEDPTPNHQAEAIEEIQPAQEETPLGGEEGDDQMDIPDTAGCGGCGGCGGCGGSCGSCGACGGCGG, from the exons ATGACGGAACaagaaatttcagaaataaatgTGGAGAACTTCGACGAAAAAATTACATTTGGAGTAGATTTAGTAGACGCGTCTCTTAGACAACTGAATTTTATTGGTCTCGTGGAAAATGACAGTAAATTCTTTGACAAGAAGTTTTTACAATGTGCTCTGCAGCGTTATGAAAAGTATTGGCTCCCTCTGGTGGCGGATAATGAAGACAAAATTTTACCCGCCCCTTGGGATATAGAGTGGGTGTGGCACTGTCATATGTTGTCTCCCGTAAACTACGAGGAGGTATGCCGGGAAATGTTTGGTCACACCATCAaccataaacttttcacaaatgTTGAAAGAGATAAAGAAATCGGAATTTCAAAGAATCTTTGGAGCGGTAAATACCCGGATGTTTCTTTTGAACTTCAAGAGGTCCCTGAAGTCATCCCGGAATTTGAAAGCAAAATAACTTACGACATAGTGGCCGCCGCTCAACGCCAGCATGTGTTTAATTATCAAGTGTCTTTGCCGCATtttaaagacaaaaaatacTTACAAGAGGCCGTTAGGCGATACAAGAAAATGCTCTTCTTGAAACTAAAAAATCCGGGGGTATTTCTGGTTCCGTGTTATGACATGGACCTTGTCTGGCATTCACACCAGCTACATCCGGGCAGTTACAAACCGGACACAGAAAAGCTACTTGGGAGAATATTCAACCATGATGACTCTGTTACTGAAAGAACTCCAGGGTCCAAGTTGAATAAAGCTGACGAAAAAACGAGGGAAGTGTGGAAAGAGACATTTAATGAACATTTTTCGAAGGCAGGGGCGATGTATCGTGGAGATCCACCTAATGCATCTCTAGATCCTCCGACCGAGACGGAGGTTAGACAGTTCTCGACGAAGACAGCTAACGTTAATATTGATCATGTAGAAATTGAGGGACTACCAGCAGAACTAAGgaagtttaaaataaaaatacaccTAATGGCTAACGATAGAGAGGGACCACAGATTGGCACCCTTAAGGGACCCGGCAGAACGTgggacaaaaagaaaaaaataaattttacctTCGACACAAAACTACACAACACCATTAAGTTCACACTTCTTCAAATTCATAAACCTTTCTGCGTGTCTACTTTTGAGCAGATGGGCCAGTGTATTTTCCAGATGCTGAGCCAAGTCGAGAATTCGTCTTATGAAAACGAAACGGAAATCTCTGAAACTCTCATCCTAGACGAAGAACAGAATATTCGCATCCATGTTAAGGCTTCAGTTAAACTGATATCGAAAACCGGACCATGtttactgtttttaaaaaatggaaattacGACAACCGAATATGCATTATGCCAGAACACGTGACACAAATGTGGGGACCAATTCCACTACCCAGGCTACCGACGGGGAAAGACAACCAGTGCATCGTCGCCACACACAA attCGTGAATCACAATGGCGATATGACCTTCACCTGTCGCGTGATTCATAGTCTTCCTCTCCTGATGTCAGCCATTCAAGTGTTCTACCATGACAAAATGGCAGCTGTAGCTCACGTGATCAGTACAGACCAACTTCCGCTGTCGTCTGAA GTAGAGGAGCCTCGGAATTGTCCCACCATAGTTCCCCTGTCAGGACAGCGGTCCGTCCTCATAAAGAACAAGGAGGGGGATTGGGGTATCATCACGGGCCAATGGACCGGGTTCAGAAGGGGCAAGGCCGGGCGACCAG GGAATAAACAACGCAAAGGAAGAAAGGGCGTACCCGGAAGTCCCGGGACATTGAGCATCCGGTTTTTCAAATGTATCCGGAATAATTGGAGCGAACTGGCCTTACCATACCTTGAAAACGTGTTCAAGTTTCACCTTCATGAGACTGATGTTGACCTTGAGCACGGAGTCATCCAAATTGTCTCGGAGAAGATTGAAATTGCAGAGAACCTTGCTATGGCTTTCGGGGTGGCGCTGTTGCACGTACTCTGTCAACCACGACCTTTCAACCCGGAAGGAGAAGGTGCAAGTGCAATATCTGGAACTCCTATCAGAGGCGCTAAGGAAATAAAGCAGTTACCTTCGGAAGACCTCGGCCTTGTTGTGGCAGCGGGATATACAGAGAAGACACCGAATAACCAATACATATACCGGAAACATGGCGCCGATGGAGCCTCTGGATCTAAAACGGATCAAAATGGCGTGGGGTATATGTACGCTATAGACCCTGTCGATGTTATGGAAATGACGACCGAGGATCCAACACCAAATCATCAAGCTGAAGCAATCGAGGAAATTCAGCCTGCTCAAGAGGAAACGCCGTTAGGAGGAGAGGAAGGAGACGACCAGATGGATATACCAGACACCGCAGGATGTGGCGGTTGTGGTGGATGTGGTGGTTGTGGTGGATCGTGCGGAAGTTGTGGAGCGTGCGGGGGTTGTGGCGGTTAA
- the LOC125657080 gene encoding uncharacterized protein LOC125657080 isoform X2, with protein sequence MGRNRSQVMILIWVFSSMWLTIATSDSSACTSKPRSCKDILLRNTGSNSGQYKIYTDDGKTVDVFCEFTSVSHGYTYLKDFPGNSFVLSNILSTTNHVKVIHLRTSGKRYSTRMEELDRYQKNYSLSLQLNKNEGFNSPLNAPFLGKFIYVGFLPRSIAANRNTQGYRAGSRNWEFRNCDANPNSYIAFFYNNSPLTTHSYHKRCCYNAYMRKWIDVSTEYTLPIPSEYFRFFEMHMGGCGGYVVPKFNTFSDIVGAVPGFRFDLTCNDLICPNGGSCTMKNGRPVCLCPSGYTGSQCKDKVPHSCKDIAFSRGHVTGEHTIFNRENSPYKVFCEFHQTYGYTFVSNTHVSLNVDDLFEIKSHVLVRYVRSGKQYDSKLGQISSHADKPLTIQYNSNIGFKSPLNAARMKPYLYLGFLDIVTAKSRSTQGYNVNAADQTFRNCDANPNSYLAFYFNKQNRAPVGYYKKCCYTSLMKKWIDVGIPVNRANYLPEAYFLQFEMHMGGCGGYVVSGYNSLANVGGASLGMRFEL encoded by the exons GATCATGCAAGGATATTCTTCTGAGGAACACTGGAAGCAATAGTGGGCAATATAAAATCTACACAGATGACGGAAAAACAGTTGACGTCTTCTGCGAGTTCACTTCAGTCTCTCATGGCTACACATACCTTAAGGACTTCCCGGGAAATTCTTTTGTCCTGAGCAACATCCTTTCAACCACCAATCATGTTAAAGTTATCCATCTACGGACGTCCGGGAAAAGATATAGCACAAGAATGGAAGAGCTCGATCGTTATCAGAAAAATTATTCGTTGAGTCTTCAGTTAAATAAAAACGAGGGCTTCAACTCACCTTTGAATGCCCCTTTTCTTGGAAAATTTATTTACGTGGGGTTCCTTCCCAGATCAATTGCTGCCAATCGTAATACCCAGGGATACAGAGCCGGTTCTAGAAATTGGGAATTCAGAAATTGTGATGCAAATCCTAACTCGTACATTGCCTTTTTCTACAACAATTCTCCATTGACAACTCACAGCTACCACAAACGATGTTGTTATAACGCTTACATGAGAAAATGGATAGATGTGTCTACGGAATACACCCTTCCGATTCCTTCTGAGTATTTCAGGTTCTTTGAGATGCACATGGGGGGATGTGGAGGGTATGTTGTCCcaaaatttaatacattttcggACATTGTGGGAGCCGTGCCTGGATTTCGATTCG ATTTGACGTGTAACGATTTGATATGTCCTAATGGCGGATCGTGTACCATGAAGAATGGAAGACCTGTTTGTTTATGTCCGTCTGGATATACAGGTTCCCAATGCAAAGACAAAGTTCCTC ATTCCTGTAAAGACATTGCTTTCTCGCGAGGTCACGTCACTGGAGAACACACCATTTTTAATAGAGAGAACAGCCCATACAAGGTTTTCTGTGAATTTCATCAGACGTATGGCTACACGTTCGTATCAAACACTCACGTATCCCTCAACGTTGatgatttgtttgaaatcaAATCTCACGTGTTGGTGCGATATGTACGATCGGGTAAGCAATATGACTCGAAACTGGGCCAGATATCTTCACACGCCGACAAACCTTTAACTATTCAGTATAACTCAAATATTGGATTCAAAAGTCCGCTCAACGCAGCCCGGATGAAACCGTACCTCTATCTAGGTTTCCTCGATATCGTCACAGCAAAGTCCCGGTCTACGCAGGGGTACAACGTCAATGCCGCGGACCAAACGTTCAGGAACTGCGATGCCAACCCAAACAGCTACCTAGCATTCTATTTCAACAAGCAGAATAGGGCCCCTGTTGGTTATTATAAGAAATGTTGTTATACATCATTAATGAAGAAATGGATTGACGTAGGTATACCTGTGAATCGTGCAAATTACTTGCCAGAGGCCTACTTCCTTCAGTTCGAGATGCACATGGGTGGATGTGGAGGTTATGTGGTTAGTGGCTACAATTCCTTGGCGAATGTTGGAGGTGCATCACTGGGAATGCGTTTTG aattatgA
- the LOC125657080 gene encoding uncharacterized protein LOC125657080 isoform X1: protein MGRNRSQVMILIWVFSSMWLTIATSDSSACTSKPRSCKDILLRNTGSNSGQYKIYTDDGKTVDVFCEFTSVSHGYTYLKDFPGNSFVLSNILSTTNHVKVIHLRTSGKRYSTRMEELDRYQKNYSLSLQLNKNEGFNSPLNAPFLGKFIYVGFLPRSIAANRNTQGYRAGSRNWEFRNCDANPNSYIAFFYNNSPLTTHSYHKRCCYNAYMRKWIDVSTEYTLPIPSEYFRFFEMHMGGCGGYVVPKFNTFSDIVGAVPGFRFDLTCNDLICPNGGSCTMKNGRPVCLCPSGYTGSQCKDKVPHSCKDIAFSRGHVTGEHTIFNRENSPYKVFCEFHQTYGYTFVSNTHVSLNVDDLFEIKSHVLVRYVRSGKQYDSKLGQISSHADKPLTIQYNSNIGFKSPLNAARMKPYLYLGFLDIVTAKSRSTQGYNVNAADQTFRNCDANPNSYLAFYFNKQNRAPVGYYKKCCYTSLMKKWIDVGIPVNRANYLPEAYFLQFEMHMGGCGGYVVSGYNSLANVGGASLGMRFGKRKYRIYKYN from the exons GATCATGCAAGGATATTCTTCTGAGGAACACTGGAAGCAATAGTGGGCAATATAAAATCTACACAGATGACGGAAAAACAGTTGACGTCTTCTGCGAGTTCACTTCAGTCTCTCATGGCTACACATACCTTAAGGACTTCCCGGGAAATTCTTTTGTCCTGAGCAACATCCTTTCAACCACCAATCATGTTAAAGTTATCCATCTACGGACGTCCGGGAAAAGATATAGCACAAGAATGGAAGAGCTCGATCGTTATCAGAAAAATTATTCGTTGAGTCTTCAGTTAAATAAAAACGAGGGCTTCAACTCACCTTTGAATGCCCCTTTTCTTGGAAAATTTATTTACGTGGGGTTCCTTCCCAGATCAATTGCTGCCAATCGTAATACCCAGGGATACAGAGCCGGTTCTAGAAATTGGGAATTCAGAAATTGTGATGCAAATCCTAACTCGTACATTGCCTTTTTCTACAACAATTCTCCATTGACAACTCACAGCTACCACAAACGATGTTGTTATAACGCTTACATGAGAAAATGGATAGATGTGTCTACGGAATACACCCTTCCGATTCCTTCTGAGTATTTCAGGTTCTTTGAGATGCACATGGGGGGATGTGGAGGGTATGTTGTCCcaaaatttaatacattttcggACATTGTGGGAGCCGTGCCTGGATTTCGATTCG ATTTGACGTGTAACGATTTGATATGTCCTAATGGCGGATCGTGTACCATGAAGAATGGAAGACCTGTTTGTTTATGTCCGTCTGGATATACAGGTTCCCAATGCAAAGACAAAGTTCCTC ATTCCTGTAAAGACATTGCTTTCTCGCGAGGTCACGTCACTGGAGAACACACCATTTTTAATAGAGAGAACAGCCCATACAAGGTTTTCTGTGAATTTCATCAGACGTATGGCTACACGTTCGTATCAAACACTCACGTATCCCTCAACGTTGatgatttgtttgaaatcaAATCTCACGTGTTGGTGCGATATGTACGATCGGGTAAGCAATATGACTCGAAACTGGGCCAGATATCTTCACACGCCGACAAACCTTTAACTATTCAGTATAACTCAAATATTGGATTCAAAAGTCCGCTCAACGCAGCCCGGATGAAACCGTACCTCTATCTAGGTTTCCTCGATATCGTCACAGCAAAGTCCCGGTCTACGCAGGGGTACAACGTCAATGCCGCGGACCAAACGTTCAGGAACTGCGATGCCAACCCAAACAGCTACCTAGCATTCTATTTCAACAAGCAGAATAGGGCCCCTGTTGGTTATTATAAGAAATGTTGTTATACATCATTAATGAAGAAATGGATTGACGTAGGTATACCTGTGAATCGTGCAAATTACTTGCCAGAGGCCTACTTCCTTCAGTTCGAGATGCACATGGGTGGATGTGGAGGTTATGTGGTTAGTGGCTACAATTCCTTGGCGAATGTTGGAGGTGCATCACTGGGAATGCGTTTTGGTAAGCGAAAATATAGAATCTACAAATATAATTAG